TGAGAGACTTGTTCAAAGACTTGAAATCAAATTAAAGTTAGTACCTGGTATCGGAAAATATATAAGCGATATAGCTTGTATGGTTTCTTTAGTTAGAAGTTACATAAAAAAGGAATATACTGACATACCTATAGGCACGATAATCAGTATAGTTTCAACATTGATTTATATATTATCACCTGTTGATTTAATTCCAGATTGTATACCTGTGGTTGGCTATTTAGATGATTTAGCTCTATTAAGTTGGGTATTAAAATTAATTCATTCTGATGTTGAAGAATACAAGAAGTGGAGAATTGAAAATAACAAACAAATTGTAGATGAAATTTAATATATGCTTTTACATGCTTACGAATTACAATTTATCGTTGAGGTAATTCGTACTCTTCCTTTTTGATGTAGTAAATTAAAAAATTGATATTTAAAAATTGAATAAGAAATATATTAAAATGTACTACAACAGGAATATATTTAAAAAAGTAAGTATCAGATGGAACTTGCAAAGGCATAGAACTAGGGGGAATGAATACATGGAATATATGAACAATCGTAAAATAGCAGGCAACCTGAAAAATATAACTTTAATATCAGTTATTTTAATTAGTTATTTTCTTATTTCATCTAATGTACAAGCAGCAACTCTTACAAGTGATCAAGCACTAAATTCCAAAATAGGTTGGACAATTGACGGTAAGAAGATTAAATCAGGCAGTTTATCAACAGACTATAATATTGAACAGGCATTAAGTGATATAAATAAGTTTCAATTGAATACTTTAAATATACCTGTAATGATAGATGTAGATAATATTTATTCGAGTAATATGATAGTTGACAAAACAAGTGAAAAAAAGGCAATTGATTTAATTAAACAGTTAAAGAACACAAATACTAATATAAATATAATATTAGAGCCATACCCTTGGGTAGCTCAGGGAACAAAGGCTGAAACTGAATGGAAACCTGACAACATGAATGCCTTCTTTTTAAATTGGAAGACAAACGTATTAAAAACATTGATAAATGATATTGCAGTGCCATATAACGTAACTGCCCTAAACATAGGAAGCAATCTAGTTAATATGGAATCTGAAGAAAATAATTGGTGCGATACTGTAGATTATGTTAGAACATATTATAAAGGATTAGTTACGTATCGAACAAATAAATGGGATACTGCTTCATGGTCTCCAGATAGTGTTGCTGCATATAATAACAAGTTAAATAATAAGTTATTTTCAAAAGTAGATTTTATTTCTATAGCAGCTTATTTTGAACTTACAAATAATCCTACAAATACAGTTGTAAATCTTGCGAGTGCAATAGAAAATTCTCAGATAGATTTTAGCGGACAAGTTAGACACCAAAATATAAAAGATGAAATAAAAAACTTTTATGATAAATGGAATAAACCTATTTTCTTTGGAGAACTTGGTTTCCCTAAATTTGATTATGCATCATATGAGCCTTGGAACTGGAATCCATATAAGAATAATAATCTTAATAACCTTGAGCAAGCTAATTGTTTTGAAGCCTATAGAAGAGAATTCGAAAATGAACCTTGGTTTTTAGGATTTTCTATATTTGCAATAGGTGAACAAAGTGATGATAAACACTATTATCCAAGTCAAGAAAGTACAGCAGTTATAAAAAATTGGTATAGTAAGGAACAGTAAACAAAAAAACTCAATGATATTCAGACAAAAATAGATAAAGATTATAATTTCAATGATACAATTACCACACAAGATATGAGAATGTCAAGTGGAGCACAGTACAAACTTTGGGATGATGCAGTGAATTACACCTCACTTATAGAAGTGGGGGCTTCTTGGTCAATACTACTACTGTAGCAAGTTTCTCCAAGCTATCAAGGTTATTCCAACCTCTCTAGTCAATATATCTTATATTACATTGCTAGTTTTAGTAGATTTCTACTTGCATTTATATCTCTATCCAGTATCATTCCACATTCTGTACATATATAAGTCCTACAAGATAAGTCTTTAGTTTGGCTTGATTTATTGCCACAATTAGAGCATAGTTGACTACTTGCATAATTGGATGGTGCTATTATAATTTCTCTACCATGCCATTCTGCTTTATACTCTAACATTCGTCTGAATTCTGCAAAGCTAACATCAGCTATTGATTTAGCTAATTTATGATTTTTTATCATATTGCTAACTTTTAAGTCCTCAATGACTATAACTTGATTTTCGTTAATTAATTGAGTGCTTACTTTATGCAAAAAATCATTTCTTTGATTAGCTATTTTTTCATGTATCTTCGCTACTTTAATTCTAGCTTTTCTTCTGTTATTACTTCCCTTTTGTTTTCTAGATAAGTCCTTTTGAAGTTTAGCTAATCTTTTTTCTGATTTTTTTAAGTGTTTCGGATTGCTAAAAAAATCTCCATCACTTGTTATTGCAAATTCCTTTATTCCTAAATCTACGCCTACTTTTTTATCTATTTTATGTAATTGATAGTTTTCAGTATCAATTAATATTGATATGAAATACTTTCCACTTGGAACTTGTGATATGGTACAAGACTTAATTAATCCATTGAACTGTCTATGTTGCTCTACCTTAATCATGGATTTTAATTTAGGTACTTTAATATGATTATTTTCAATGTATATAGTTCCGTTTTGATTATTAGTTGTATAGTTATTTGTATTATTTTTCTTTTTGAATTTAGGAAACCCAACTGATTTATCTCTAAAGAAATTCTTATATGCTTTATCTAAATTCAGTTGAGCATTCGCTAAAGCAAGGCTATCAACTTCTTTTAACCATTCAAATTCTTTTTTATATTGTGCTGGTGTAGGATATTTCACTTGCTTAATATCTAAGTCTTTATTTTCTTCATAGAATTTAATTCTATCAGCTAACATTCTATTATAAACAAACCTAGCACAACCAAAGGTTTTAGCTAAATATATTTGTTGTTCAATATTAGGATAGATTCTATACTTATAAGATTTTAACAATCTTTATCACCTCACTTGATACCTTGATTTTCTATATAATTCTTGATATTTTCTATAGTTGCTCCACCTGTAGTTATTAAGCAATAACTTCTATTCCAAAAATACTCTTTCCACAATTGTTTTTTCATAATAGGAAATTCTTTTTTTATAAGCCTACTGCTAGCACTTTTGTAAGCATTAATAAATTTTGATATTTCTGTATTTGGTGACCCCCTAAATAATAGATTTACATGGTCAGCATCATGATTCCAATCTTCAAGAATAATATTATATTTAGGCTCTATATGCTCAAATATTTCTTTTAGCCTAGTAGATATTTCATCATCAATAACCTTTCTCCTATATTTTATAACTAAAACTAAATGATAATTTAGTTTGAATACTGAATGTGTATTTCTATCAAAATTCATAGTAATCACCTCAGTTATAGTATTAGCTACTGAACTAATTTTATACTATTTTTATAAGAATATTGCTTACGCTATCGGCGATTCATCTCCCACCTATAGAGGATGAGAGAATTCTCTAAATTTTAGTTAAATGAAATCTACAAGGAATTGCAGAAGACTTTGTCTTCTAGTGATATGGAAAAGTTAAAAAAAGAAGAACTAGCATGGATATCAAAAAAAGAAAGTGATGCAAAAAATGCAGCAGACGAAGTAAAGGGCGGAACTCTTGAACCAGTTAATTATTCTTTATCATTAGCAGATTCAACAAAAAAGAGATGTTATGAATTAGTAAATAACTATATGTAGTATATGAACTTAAACCATATTCTTGTGTTTCAGATGAAGAAAAATACAAGATCTTAGAAGCAAAATTACAAGAGGAAGTTAATGAATTTTTAGAAGATAAAAATTTAGAAGAATTAGCTGATGTTATGGAAGTCTTATTTAGACTTGCAGAAGCACTTGGATATAGTGAAGATACGCAACAAAAAGTTGTTAATATGCCTAAATTTGTATATAATATTATATATTTATGCTGGTGCTATAGTTATAATAATTTTCAAAGGGGTTGAGTTTATGAGCATAAAACATATTAACAATATTATTGATAAAGTTGAATTGAAGAATGGAGCACAATTAATCTTGAGAAAGGCAACAGTAGACGATGCTAACGATATTATTGAATATTTGAATATTGTTGGTGGAGAAAGTAACAATTTACTTTTTGGAGAAGGTGAGTTTAAACTTACAATTGAACAAGAGAGAGCGTATATCGAAAATATTAATAAAGATAAAAACTCTCTTATGCTGTTAGGTGTAATTGATAATAGAATTGTGAGTGTTTCTCAAATAAGTAGTCAGAACAGACAAAGAATAAGTCATAATAGTGAACTCGCAATTTCAGTAATAAAAGAATATTGGGGAAACAGAGTTGGTAGTTTTGCTATAGAGCAGTTAATAAAATTTGCAAAAGATAATAAATCTATAAAGAATATTAGTCTTGGTGTTAAAGAGGATAATCATAATGCCATTAAACTGTATAAAAGGCATGGATTTGTAGAAGTAGGCGTTCATAAAAATTTATTTAATATCAATGGTGATTATTATGATGAAATATTAATGGATTTATATATCTAAAGTTATTAAATAGATAAGCAATAGGTAGTTAAAATTAAACTACCTATTATTATTGCTATAAATGTAAGCGTAAAAAAATTAACGGATAGATAAATATAAACCTTCATTGTTAAAATTAACATAGATTTTAACAATGGAGGTTTATTTACATGAATAATAATGAAAAGATAAATTGGAGAGAAATTGTTGCTACCTTTTCTTCTTACGAAGGAACGTTAGGAACTTTCTGCAATGCAAATCACATTACTAAAAGTCAATTTCATTACTATAAAAAGAAATTTAAGAATGAAGATAATAATTTACAGTTTCATGCAATTTCAATGAGAGAAGAAAAAGTAACAACTGAAATCACCGTAGTTCCAGCTGATAGACCTAATATAATAATAGAAATAGGAGCCACTAAAATATACGTACCGGCTAATGAAATAGCTGTTTTGAGCACTTTACTTAAGGATTTGATTACAAATGTTTAATCTTAATAAAGTTAATACAGTTTATCTTGCGTGTGGAATAACTGATTTGAGAAAAAGTATTGATGGACTAATCGTGATTGTGCAAACGCAGCTAAAACTGGATCCGTTTGAAAAATCCTTGTTTGTTTTTTGCAATAGGCAAATGAATAGAATTAAGATACTTCACTTTGATGAAGGATTCTGGCTGTACTATTTTCGACTTGAAAATAATAAATTGAAATGGCCGATGACTCCAGACGAAGCTCTTAAAATTAACAAAGAAGAATTGAAATGGCTGCTTATGGGATATGAAGTTAGAACTAAGTCTAAATTTAAGCCAATTGAAGTAAGAAATAGCTTTTAAAACAAATATCGCTGTAAACCCTTAATTTTGAACTTTTACAAGTTTCGGAATTGAGGGTTTTGTGGTAATATATGCCTATATTTGTTGTGAGGTATAGGGATGGATATTTTAGATTTAGAAAATCAACTTGATGAAAAAACAAAATTATTGATTTCTAAAATGGAAAAAGACATTGAATCAAAAGATAAAGAAATTGATGATTTAAAAAAGGAATTGGCTTTTCTTAAAGGACAGATCCTTAATAAAAACAGAAAAATTTTTGGACAATCTAGTGAACAAGTTGATTCGAGACAGCTCTCACTTTTTAATGATGCTGAAAAAAACAGTGATATTAAAATAGATGAGCCTTCCGTTGAAGAAATTACATATACAAGAAAAAAATCATCTTCTCATTTAGGAAAGAAAGATAATTTATCCGGCCTAGATAGAGTTACAATTGAGCATAAACTTACTGACTCTGAAACATTTTGCGATAAATGCGGGAATGTTCTAGTTATAATAGGTAAAAAATCAAAAGAAATTTTAAAATATAAGCCAGCAGAACTTTACATAGAAGAACATGTTTCATATACATATGCTTGCAAAAATTGCGAAGCGGATGCTGATAAAGCCAATATAATTTCTGCAAAAATGCCAAATACTTTCTTATATAAAAGTATGGCTTCAAATGAATTATTAGCTCATGTTGTTAGCATGAAATATCAATATGCAATGCCATTATATAGAATGGAATCATATTTTAAGATGATGAATGTTAATCTTTCAAGACAGACATTATCCAACTGGATAATAAGTTGTGCAAATGAACTTCAGCCTGTTTTTGATTATATGAAAGTGGAACTCTTAAGAAGAAATTATATCCATGCCGATGAAACCTATGTGAAGGTTATTGAAGAAAACGGAAAAGACTCCAACTCAAAAAGGTTCATGTGGCTATATCGCTCCGGAGGCATAGAGAACCACATAATTTTATATGATTATCAGAAAACAAGATCTGGCTCTTGTGCTGAAGAATTTCTTGAAGGTTTTTCTGGATATCTTCAAACAGATGGATATGATGGCTATAATAAAGTTAAGAATATAAAAAGACTATATTGTATGGCCCATATTCGAAGAAAATTCTTTGATATAATATCAACCTTAAACCCTGAAGCTCTAAAGCAGTCTCACGCATTAGAAGGGTTTAATTATTGTGAGCAACTTTATGAAGTTGAAAAGGATCTAAGGGAACAATATATATGTAGTGATGATTATTATGGTGATCGACATGCAATAAGGCTCAAGAGATCTTCACCCATTCTTAGTAAATTTCAAGAATATGTAGATAATGAAATTGTTAATGCGCTTCCTAAAAGTCCTTTAGGTAAAGCTCTTGCATATGCTCAAAAGTTGTTGCCATATATGAGAACTTTCTTGACAAATGGATGTCTTGAAATTGATAATAATGCAGCTGAAAGAGCTATAAAACCATTTGTAATTGGCAGAAAAAACTGGATGTTTTCCAAGACAGTAAAAGGCGCAAAATCAAGTGCAGTACTTTATAGTATTACCGAAACGGCTAAAGCCAATGGCTTAGCAGTGGAAAAGTATTTAGTATATTTATTCGAAATGTTTGCAAATTCAGAAGTTAAGGAAAAGGACATACTAGAAAAATGTATGCCATGGTCTGAAAGCATTCCAGATGAACTGCGCGTTAAGACTACCAAATAATTATTTCTATATAAAATTGTACCCAACAGAGAATATAAGTTTTTCTGTTGGGTTTATTTTATCACTTAAATTATGCTACCGCTACGCGTCGATTCATTGACGCTTACCTATAAATCAACAATTAAATCTAACAGAGACAAAATTTATAATATGATAAGGCAATTTGCAAGAGAATTTAAGGCACATTTTATTATGACTGGAAGCTATTTAGGAAGAGTTGTTATGCAAAAAGAGTTTTGGTCTCCAATGGGGGATTTAGTTGAAAAGGAAGTGGTTCAAATTATTAAAAGATGTGAATGGGTGACAAAAGAAGAATTATATATTGAATATCATGATAAGGAATGGGGAGTGCCGGTATATGATGATAGGAAACTATTTGAAATGTTGTGCTTAGAAGGAGCTCAAGCAGGCTTAAGCTGGTGGACCATTCTTAAAAAAAGAGAAAACTATAAAGAAGCTTTTGATAATTTTGAGGCTGAAAAGATAGTAAACTATACTGAAGAAAAATTAGAACAATTAATGCAAGATAAAGGTATTGTTCGTAATAGAAGAAAAATTGAAAGTGTTGTAACTAATGCAAAAGCATTTTTGAAAATTAGAGAAGAGTGTGGCTCATTTTCCAATTATATATGGAAGTTTGTAGATAATAAGCCTATTATTAATTCATGGAAAAGTATAGAAGAAGTTCCAGCTTCAACTGAATTGAGTGATAAAATGAGTAAGCAACTAAAAAAAGATGGTTTCAAATTTATAGGAAGTACAATTTGTTATTCCTTTATGCAAGCAGTGGGAATGGTTAACGATCATACAACTGAATGTTTTTGCTATACGAAGCTAATTTAGTTAGAGATATTCTTAAGAAGAATCTTGTAGATTAGATAATATGATTTTTACATAACACGCTGCAATTAAATGGAATAAAAAGTGTAATTTTAAAGTAGAAAGCGAGGAGTATTTTACATATGGCAATAGAAAGAGTTAAAGAGTATTTCAAAAAATATGGTATTGATAATCGTGTGCAAGAGTTTGATGTATCAAGTAAAACAGTAGCACTTGCAGCAGAAGCATTACATTGTGATCCATGCAGGATTGCAAAGACGCTTTCGTTTATGGTAGCTGAAAATCCGATTTTGATTGTAGTTGCTGGGGATGCGAAAATTGATAATCCAAAGTACAAAGCACACTTTAAGGCAAAAGCCAAAATGCTTACACTAGAGGAAACTGAAAACTTAATTGGTCATGCTGTTGGCGGAGTTTGTCCTTTTGCTATCAATGAAGGTGTAAAAGTCTATCTTGATGAATCATTAAAAAGATTTAAAACTGTGTTTCCTGCTTGTGGAAGTGGTAATAGTGCAATAGAGATAACCATAGAAGAATTAGAAAAGTATTCTGGTTATGATGAATGGATTGATGTTTGCAAGGATTGGAACAATTAAAGCTATTCATAATTATGAAAATTTTGAAATTGATTTGAGAGATTAAATTTATTAGAATATAGATTTATATATGATGATTATGAATATATGTTTTATGAGTTTGAAGACAAGGCGCAAGGAGAGTTTATGGAGAATAAAGAAGGACCATTTTAGAGCTTATAAAAATAGGCTCTTATTTTTTTTGTTGTAAAATATGCTTTTATGGTAAAATATATCCATAAGAAAAGTTTATGTATTGTTAGGTGGATTTAAAATGAATATGAGTTTTCTAAAAGGAAAAAATGTGCTTATGCAATTTTGGTATCATTGGATTTCATAAAAGACACACATAAATTCTATGAAGGCATGGGATTTACAGACAGTGTACGAGGTTTTAGAAAAGTTTATAAATAATTATGAAAAGGATGAATGTTAATGAAAACATATAATAAATTAGTAAGAGATAAAATACCAGAAATTATAAAAGCAGATGGAAGAGAATGTGATACTTTAATTGTATATGGAGAAGAAAAGTACAAGCTCTTAGAAGCAAAATTACAAGAGGAAGTAAATGAATTTTTAAAAGATAAAAATTTAGAAGAATTAGCTGATGTTATGGAAGTTTTATTTGGACTTGCAGATAGCTTAGGATATAGTGAAGAAGATCTTTTGAAGGCTAGAGACAAGAAGCTGGACGAGAGAGGTGGATTTAAAGAGGGGATTGTACTTAAAGCTACCTATTAAAATTTTTGGAAATTTAAGTGAAAAAGATGTTGATATATAACCATAATTATAGTAAAATTAAGGAAGATATGGATAAAATATGTAATAAAACTCAAACAAAGAACCTAGAAAACAAAAAAACGAGAGGAATTGGTGGTATGGATGAAAAAAATAAATTAAATGGTAAAAAGAAAAAAATAAAGACTAAAGTATTAGATGATCAATTAAATAAGCAACTTGAGAAGGTAATAATGAAATTACTTAAGCAAATTCCTGAAGAAGATCAAAAAAAGGTAGATAATATGTCAGAGGAAGAGACAAAAATTCTTGCTGATAAAATTCTTAAAGCAGAATCTTTTGAAGAATTTAAACAATGTTTTAAATAATAACATAAAAATTTTAAGAGTTTATGTAAAAATAAGCTCTTATTTTATGTGGAAAAATATATTTATATGGTAAAATATAACCATAAAGTATTTTGTTAGATGTTGGGTGGAATTCAGATGAATGGAATATATACAGAAAATAAAACTATGATACTACCAAAAGAAATATCAGAAGTACCATATAGTAATGAAGTTGATTATGCTACATTTTCTAGGGTATTAAGAGATGATAAGGTAGTTGCTAGCTATAAAATGTACTGGCTGTTATCATTATTAGATGAAATTTCAATTGGAAATACTGAAATTGAATTTAGAAAATTAATAAGTAAAATGGTAGTTTACGCATGGTATCCAATTTCAAAGTTTAAACTTAGTTTTGGATTTTGTGACAATTTAGCTAAAGTAGTTAATTATATTTCAGATACATACAAGTTAGAAAGCAATTATGATGAACGTAAGCTTTTTGAATTTATTTATGAATCTGAAGACAAAATATTAAATAAAATGCTTAAAGATTTAAC
The DNA window shown above is from Clostridium beijerinckii and carries:
- the tnpA gene encoding IS200/IS605 family transposase; this translates as MNFDRNTHSVFKLNYHLVLVIKYRRKVIDDEISTRLKEIFEHIEPKYNIILEDWNHDADHVNLLFRGSPNTEISKFINAYKSASSRLIKKEFPIMKKQLWKEYFWNRSYCLITTGGATIENIKNYIENQGIK
- a CDS encoding phosphoribosyl-ATP pyrophosphohydrolase, translating into MKTYNKLVRDKIPEIIKADGRECDTLIVYGEEKYKLLEAKLQEEVNEFLKDKNLEELADVMEVLFGLADSLGYSEEDLLKARDKKLDERGGFKEGIVLKATY
- a CDS encoding hydrolase, translated to MEYMNNRKIAGNLKNITLISVILISYFLISSNVQAATLTSDQALNSKIGWTIDGKKIKSGSLSTDYNIEQALSDINKFQLNTLNIPVMIDVDNIYSSNMIVDKTSEKKAIDLIKQLKNTNTNINIILEPYPWVAQGTKAETEWKPDNMNAFFLNWKTNVLKTLINDIAVPYNVTALNIGSNLVNMESEENNWCDTVDYVRTYYKGLVTYRTNKWDTASWSPDSVAAYNNKLNNKLFSKVDFISIAAYFELTNNPTNTVVNLASAIENSQIDFSGQVRHQNIKDEIKNFYDKWNKPIFFGELGFPKFDYASYEPWNWNPYKNNNLNNLEQANCFEAYRREFENEPWFLGFSIFAIGEQSDDKHYYPSQESTAVIKNWYSKEQ
- a CDS encoding transposase, whose product is MLKSYKYRIYPNIEQQIYLAKTFGCARFVYNRMLADRIKFYEENKDLDIKQVKYPTPAQYKKEFEWLKEVDSLALANAQLNLDKAYKNFFRDKSVGFPKFKKKNNTNNYTTNNQNGTIYIENNHIKVPKLKSMIKVEQHRQFNGLIKSCTISQVPSGKYFISILIDTENYQLHKIDKKVGVDLGIKEFAITSDGDFFSNPKHLKKSEKRLAKLQKDLSRKQKGSNNRRKARIKVAKIHEKIANQRNDFLHKVSTQLINENQVIVIEDLKVSNMIKNHKLAKSIADVSFAEFRRMLEYKAEWHGREIIIAPSNYASSQLCSNCGNKSSQTKDLSCRTYICTECGMILDRDINASRNLLKLAM
- a CDS encoding N-acetyltransferase codes for the protein MSIKHINNIIDKVELKNGAQLILRKATVDDANDIIEYLNIVGGESNNLLFGEGEFKLTIEQERAYIENINKDKNSLMLLGVIDNRIVSVSQISSQNRQRISHNSELAISVIKEYWGNRVGSFAIEQLIKFAKDNKSIKNISLGVKEDNHNAIKLYKRHGFVEVGVHKNLFNINGDYYDEILMDLYI
- a CDS encoding EBSC protein, with protein sequence MAIERVKEYFKKYGIDNRVQEFDVSSKTVALAAEALHCDPCRIAKTLSFMVAENPILIVVAGDAKIDNPKYKAHFKAKAKMLTLEETENLIGHAVGGVCPFAINEGVKVYLDESLKRFKTVFPACGSGNSAIEITIEELEKYSGYDEWIDVCKDWNN
- a CDS encoding DNA-3-methyladenine glycosylase I, encoding MGDLVEKEVVQIIKRCEWVTKEELYIEYHDKEWGVPVYDDRKLFEMLCLEGAQAGLSWWTILKKRENYKEAFDNFEAEKIVNYTEEKLEQLMQDKGIVRNRRKIESVVTNAKAFLKIREECGSFSNYIWKFVDNKPIINSWKSIEEVPASTELSDKMSKQLKKDGFKFIGSTICYSFMQAVGMVNDHTTECFCYTKLI
- a CDS encoding IS66 family transposase, yielding MDILDLENQLDEKTKLLISKMEKDIESKDKEIDDLKKELAFLKGQILNKNRKIFGQSSEQVDSRQLSLFNDAEKNSDIKIDEPSVEEITYTRKKSSSHLGKKDNLSGLDRVTIEHKLTDSETFCDKCGNVLVIIGKKSKEILKYKPAELYIEEHVSYTYACKNCEADADKANIISAKMPNTFLYKSMASNELLAHVVSMKYQYAMPLYRMESYFKMMNVNLSRQTLSNWIISCANELQPVFDYMKVELLRRNYIHADETYVKVIEENGKDSNSKRFMWLYRSGGIENHIILYDYQKTRSGSCAEEFLEGFSGYLQTDGYDGYNKVKNIKRLYCMAHIRRKFFDIISTLNPEALKQSHALEGFNYCEQLYEVEKDLREQYICSDDYYGDRHAIRLKRSSPILSKFQEYVDNEIVNALPKSPLGKALAYAQKLLPYMRTFLTNGCLEIDNNAAERAIKPFVIGRKNWMFSKTVKGAKSSAVLYSITETAKANGLAVEKYLVYLFEMFANSEVKEKDILEKCMPWSESIPDELRVKTTK